A portion of the Mesobacillus sp. AQ2 genome contains these proteins:
- a CDS encoding metal-dependent hydrolase, producing MKVSYHGHSVVKIESNGKTILIDPFITGNDLTDLKVEDVKPDVIILTHAHGDHLGDTLELAKKHDALVIANFEVATYLSWKGLNTHGMSIGGAYEFDFGKVKMTQAFHGTGMVTENNEVIYGGMPAGILFMAEGKTVFHAGDTGLFSDMKLIGERHPIDLAFLPIGDNFTMGPEDAALAAEFLGAKQVVPIHFNTFPPIKQDPHAFVKMLKNNQGRVLEAGEAIEL from the coding sequence ATGAAAGTATCTTATCACGGCCATTCTGTTGTTAAAATTGAATCGAATGGGAAAACCATCCTGATTGATCCATTCATTACTGGAAATGACCTGACCGATCTGAAGGTGGAGGATGTGAAGCCAGATGTGATTATCCTCACCCATGCGCATGGAGACCACCTCGGGGATACCCTTGAATTGGCGAAGAAACATGATGCTCTGGTAATCGCCAATTTCGAAGTCGCTACATATTTAAGCTGGAAAGGCCTGAACACACATGGGATGTCGATTGGCGGCGCGTATGAATTTGATTTTGGCAAAGTCAAGATGACCCAGGCCTTCCATGGAACAGGTATGGTCACGGAAAACAATGAAGTGATTTATGGAGGCATGCCTGCTGGCATCCTGTTCATGGCAGAAGGAAAAACAGTGTTCCATGCGGGCGACACTGGTCTGTTTTCTGACATGAAGCTGATTGGCGAAAGGCATCCAATTGACCTGGCATTCCTGCCGATTGGCGACAATTTTACGATGGGACCAGAAGATGCGGCACTGGCTGCTGAATTTCTAGGCGCAAAGCAAGTTGTGCCAATCCATTTCAATACGTTCCCGCCAATCAAGCAGGATCCCCATGCCTTCGTAAAAATGCTGAAAAACAATCAAGGTCGTGTCCTTGAAGCGGGAGAAGCGATCGAATTGTAA
- a CDS encoding Xaa-Pro peptidase family protein yields the protein MTERLAALSGWMKDNDVDVTFITSPDNVFYLSGFLSDPHERLLAVAVFQDAEPFMICPAMDKENAKNAGWELEILGYSDTDDSMELAFNAMKKRISSIKKIAIEKEQLNVERYEKLTGLVGNGEFVSAEEKLRLMRMVKTEEELQKLRKACELADFAIETGVSEIKEGKTELDVLAAIEYELKKKGVTEMSFSTMVLTGKNAAAPHGTPGLTKIKKGDLVLFDLGVVMDGYCSDITRTVAYGEINKQQEEIYNTVLKAQLKALDTARAGIACSEVDLAARKVIEEAGYGDYFPHRLGHGLGVSVHEYPSLTSTNPLLMEKGMVFTAEPGIYVPGVAGVRIEDDVVITEDGIEILTKYPKELVFVS from the coding sequence ATGACTGAAAGATTGGCTGCGTTATCAGGATGGATGAAGGACAATGATGTGGATGTCACATTTATTACATCCCCTGATAATGTATTTTATTTGAGCGGATTTTTAAGCGATCCACACGAAAGATTACTGGCTGTTGCCGTGTTCCAGGATGCTGAGCCTTTCATGATCTGCCCGGCTATGGATAAGGAAAATGCCAAGAATGCCGGATGGGAGCTTGAAATCCTTGGCTACAGCGACACAGATGATTCAATGGAACTTGCCTTCAATGCGATGAAGAAGCGTATTTCTTCCATCAAGAAGATTGCAATTGAGAAGGAACAGCTGAATGTCGAGCGTTATGAGAAGCTGACTGGACTTGTAGGCAATGGTGAATTCGTTTCAGCAGAGGAAAAACTGCGCCTGATGCGGATGGTGAAAACTGAAGAAGAATTGCAAAAGCTCAGAAAAGCTTGTGAACTGGCTGATTTTGCGATTGAGACAGGAGTCAGCGAGATCAAGGAAGGCAAAACCGAGCTGGATGTCCTTGCTGCAATTGAGTATGAATTGAAGAAAAAAGGCGTTACAGAAATGTCATTTTCAACAATGGTACTCACAGGAAAGAATGCTGCAGCTCCGCATGGCACTCCAGGGCTGACAAAGATCAAGAAAGGCGACCTCGTCTTATTCGACCTTGGCGTTGTGATGGATGGCTACTGCTCAGATATCACAAGGACCGTTGCCTATGGCGAGATTAATAAACAGCAGGAAGAAATCTACAACACCGTGTTGAAAGCACAGCTGAAAGCTTTGGATACAGCTCGTGCCGGCATAGCCTGCTCAGAGGTTGACCTTGCTGCACGCAAAGTGATTGAAGAAGCGGGATACGGCGACTACTTCCCGCACCGCCTAGGCCACGGACTCGGAGTCAGCGTCCACGAGTATCCATCATTGACTAGCACGAATCCATTACTAATGGAAAAAGGAATGGTGTTCACTGCAGAGCCGGGAATCTATGTGCCAGGCGTCGCGGGCGTAAGAATTGAAGATGATGTGGTCATCACCGAGGATGGAATTGAAATTTTAACGAAATACCCTAAAGAATTGGTATTTGTATCGTAA
- the queF gene encoding preQ(1) synthase: MAGRKDEEMKDLTLLGNQGTKYLFEYSPEILETFENKHPYRDYFVKFNTPEFTSLCPITGQPDFASIYISYIPDKLMVESKSLKLYLFSFRNHGDFHEDCMNIIMNDLIKLMDPRYIEVWGKFTPRGGISIDPYTNYGKPGTKYEEMANYRMMNHDMYPEKVDNR, translated from the coding sequence ATGGCAGGAAGAAAAGATGAGGAAATGAAAGATTTGACGTTACTTGGAAACCAGGGGACCAAATACTTATTCGAATACAGCCCTGAAATATTGGAAACCTTCGAAAACAAGCATCCATACAGGGATTATTTTGTAAAATTCAATACACCGGAATTTACGAGCCTGTGCCCGATCACAGGACAGCCGGATTTTGCTTCGATTTATATCAGTTACATCCCGGATAAGCTGATGGTAGAAAGCAAGTCCTTGAAATTGTATCTGTTCAGCTTCAGGAACCACGGTGATTTCCACGAGGATTGCATGAACATCATCATGAATGACTTAATCAAGCTGATGGATCCAAGATATATCGAAGTCTGGGGAAAATTCACGCCAAGAGGCGGAATCTCGATCGATCCGTACACAAACTACGGAAAGCCAGGAACAAAATACGAGGAAATGGCTAACTACCGGATGATGAACCACGATATGTACCCGGAAAAAGTCGATAATCGCTAA
- the deoC gene encoding deoxyribose-phosphate aldolase codes for MIKDLAGMIDHTLLKANATEAEIVKLAEEAKEYKFASVCVNPTWVKTAAEILKDAEGVKVCTVIGFPLGAATSETKSFETKNAIVNGATEVDMVINIGALKDKQYDLVEKDIKAVVDAAKGKALTKVIIETCLLTDEEKEMACKLSVSAGADFVKTSTGFSTGGATVEDIALMRKTVGPDIGVKASGGVRSLEDAQSMIEAGATRIGASSGVAIVNGLSSDSSY; via the coding sequence ATGATTAAAGATTTAGCGGGTATGATTGATCACACATTGCTTAAAGCAAATGCAACTGAAGCAGAGATTGTAAAGCTGGCTGAGGAAGCAAAAGAATATAAATTCGCTTCTGTCTGTGTTAACCCAACATGGGTAAAGACTGCTGCTGAAATTCTTAAGGATGCTGAAGGTGTAAAAGTTTGTACAGTAATCGGCTTCCCTCTTGGAGCTGCAACTTCTGAAACAAAGTCATTCGAAACAAAAAATGCAATTGTAAATGGCGCGACTGAGGTTGACATGGTCATCAACATTGGTGCTTTGAAGGACAAGCAGTATGACCTTGTTGAAAAAGATATCAAAGCTGTTGTTGACGCAGCAAAAGGCAAAGCATTGACTAAGGTGATCATCGAAACTTGCCTTCTTACTGATGAGGAAAAAGAAATGGCTTGCAAGCTTTCTGTTAGTGCAGGAGCTGATTTCGTCAAGACATCTACAGGATTCTCAACAGGAGGAGCAACTGTGGAGGACATCGCTTTGATGAGAAAAACAGTGGGCCCTGATATCGGCGTTAAGGCATCAGGTGGCGTTAGAAGCCTTGAGGATGCACAAAGCATGATCGAAGCTGGTGCAACAAGAATTGGTGCAAGCTCTGGCGTAGCAATTGTCAACGGATTGTCTTCTGACTCTTCATACTAA
- a CDS encoding cytidine deaminase — MDKKTLVEKAIEARSTAYVPYSKFQVGAAIITSNDNVYLGCNIENASYGLTNCAERTAIFKAVSEGDTEIKAIAVVADTEGPVSPCGACRQVIAEFATEDTKIYLSNLNGDVKETTIDEILPGYFTSKDMDKVDQSKKMV; from the coding sequence ATGGATAAAAAGACGCTTGTTGAAAAAGCTATAGAAGCAAGAAGCACAGCATACGTTCCATATTCTAAGTTTCAGGTTGGCGCAGCAATCATTACGAGCAATGACAATGTCTATCTTGGCTGCAATATTGAAAATGCCTCTTACGGACTGACAAACTGTGCCGAAAGAACTGCCATTTTTAAGGCTGTATCCGAGGGTGATACAGAAATCAAGGCGATTGCAGTAGTCGCTGATACTGAAGGTCCTGTTTCTCCTTGCGGTGCCTGCCGCCAGGTTATTGCAGAATTTGCGACTGAGGATACTAAAATCTATCTTTCGAACCTGAACGGTGATGTGAAGGAAACGACAATTGATGAGATCCTGCCGGGATATTTTACATCCAAGGATATGGACAAAGTCGATCAGTCGAAGAAAATGGTTTAA
- a CDS encoding AmiS/UreI family transporter has product MGDAGLLLSGAALFLNSLMLLGKANAKSVAVFNLFIGAMQVIVPFYLIIASDQSNWTIYSLASIFLFGFTYLYVGMTILKDLDGSGLGWYSLWVAVIALIYAFVAYIHFGDIVNTLTWLMWAYLWFLFFLSMGINKKIDAYVGKVAMVQSWLTLTFPALLSMTGLWKTDQVAQAWIYFSIAAFVYFAYITFKLKKATARSERFA; this is encoded by the coding sequence ATGGGAGACGCAGGTTTATTATTATCAGGCGCAGCACTTTTCCTGAACAGCTTGATGCTTCTGGGAAAAGCGAATGCGAAAAGTGTAGCAGTATTCAATTTATTTATCGGAGCCATGCAGGTCATCGTTCCATTCTATTTAATCATCGCATCTGACCAAAGCAATTGGACTATATACAGTCTTGCCAGCATCTTTCTGTTTGGCTTTACTTATTTATATGTTGGCATGACCATATTGAAGGACCTTGATGGCAGCGGACTGGGCTGGTACTCTCTTTGGGTGGCTGTCATAGCCCTTATTTACGCATTCGTTGCATATATCCATTTTGGAGACATCGTCAATACGCTTACTTGGCTGATGTGGGCCTATCTCTGGTTCCTGTTCTTCCTGTCGATGGGAATAAACAAAAAAATCGATGCGTACGTCGGCAAGGTAGCAATGGTTCAGTCATGGCTGACTTTGACTTTCCCGGCATTGCTGTCCATGACCGGCCTATGGAAGACTGATCAGGTAGCGCAAGCATGGATCTATTTCTCGATTGCAGCTTTTGTCTATTTTGCCTATATTACATTCAAGCTGAAAAAAGCAACTGCAAGATCTGAGAGATTCGCTTAG
- a CDS encoding manganese-dependent inorganic pyrophosphatase, with product MEKVLVFGHKNPDTDTICSAIAYANLKQKLGVDAEAVRLGQVNGETQYALDYFKAEAPRLAGRVSEEVDKVILVDHNERQQSAEDITDVQIVEVIDHHRVANFETSDPLYFRVEPVGCTATILNKMYKENNVEIDKNIAGLMLSAIISDSLLFKSPTCTDQDVAAARELAEIAGVNAEEYGLEMLKAGADLSSKTIEELISLDAKEFQMGESKVEIAQVNTVDVNDVLSRKVELEDALNKKVAEKKLGLFLLVITDILTNDSAALAIGEKASAVEEAFNVTLEDNTATLKGVVSRKKQVVPVLTNVLAK from the coding sequence ATGGAAAAAGTACTTGTTTTTGGCCATAAAAATCCTGATACAGATACAATCTGCTCTGCGATTGCGTATGCAAACTTAAAGCAAAAGCTTGGTGTCGATGCAGAAGCAGTCCGACTGGGCCAGGTCAATGGAGAAACTCAATATGCACTAGATTATTTCAAGGCTGAGGCACCTCGCCTTGCTGGAAGGGTTTCTGAAGAAGTGGACAAGGTCATCCTTGTCGACCATAACGAACGTCAGCAAAGTGCGGAAGATATTACTGATGTACAGATCGTTGAAGTAATTGACCACCACCGTGTGGCCAATTTTGAAACAAGCGATCCACTTTATTTCCGTGTTGAGCCAGTTGGCTGCACAGCGACAATCCTGAACAAGATGTACAAGGAAAACAATGTTGAAATTGATAAGAACATTGCCGGATTGATGCTGTCTGCAATCATTTCCGATTCCTTGCTGTTCAAATCACCAACCTGCACAGACCAGGACGTGGCGGCTGCTCGTGAACTGGCTGAAATTGCTGGAGTGAATGCAGAAGAATACGGCCTTGAAATGCTGAAGGCTGGCGCTGATCTTAGCAGCAAAACGATTGAAGAGCTCATCTCCCTTGACGCAAAGGAATTCCAAATGGGTGAGTCAAAGGTTGAAATCGCCCAGGTGAACACAGTGGACGTCAATGATGTTCTCTCACGCAAGGTGGAGCTTGAGGATGCATTGAACAAGAAAGTGGCTGAGAAGAAGCTTGGTTTATTCTTGCTGGTCATCACGGATATTTTAACAAATGATTCTGCTGCACTTGCGATTGGTGAAAAGGCTTCAGCAGTCGAAGAAGCATTCAATGTGACGCTTGAAGACAATACAGCGACACTTAAAGGCGTCGTTTCCCGCAAGAAGCAAGTCGTTCCAGTACTGACAAACGTATTGGCTAAATAA